The Manis javanica isolate MJ-LG chromosome 13, MJ_LKY, whole genome shotgun sequence region ACTTGACTGGGGtcctggcatccagtgaggacccagaggacaggccccTGGTAAGGGCTGAGGCTGGCGCTGGGTCGGCCGTGTCTGAGCAAAGTCGGCCGCTCCCTGGGTCCTCTGAGACCGCTATCCTGGGGTGCGGGCCTGCCaggtgagcagggtccagggagcacaagatgggCTTCAGCTTGGTGCCCATCCCACCTTGTCGTGTGAGGGGAGCCGTGCTGATAGCCGGGTGACAGTgagtgctcagggcaccctgggaggcagagggacctcccctgaccctctcagggCGGCTGGCCACGGCCCAAGGACTCCCATGAGTatgtgtgtgctggagctggggttgctctaggctgagagcctgctggaggtggggacagcgtaGGTGCCAGGGGGCTCGGGCAAGGCATCCATCCACCAAGGCCTGGTTGTGGGaggcacgtgggaggggagcaggagcacCTGAGTGTCGTGCACCTTGCAGGAGGCGAAGTACCTGTTGATGCGATGGCAGGGGGACCAGAGGACACCCCATTACCAGGAGAATCAGGTGAGAGTGGTGTGGCCTGTtgccaccagccctgagctgccagcactggggtgaccaggaggagggcgagagcagctgggtacggGGAGAAGTTGGAGggcaggtgcagggaccacaggtcctgggattggccgaaagccagccctgggagggaccggGAGAGGAGCACAGGgtgaagggaggaggggagggaggcagcacagggtggtccaagggagctgggggctgtgggtgtggggttcaggggaggctctgtgggcaCCCCTAAGGTaggcggggactcatcacctccccacccccgtggcacagggcatggtccccttCCTTGGATATATTCTGGATGACGTGCCCATGGACCAACTCCCAGAACATGATGATGAAGTAAGTGAGCCCAGCGGGgcacaggggggcaggatggtgaggTCTGGGGAGGAGAGAGCCTCCAGTGAGCCTATACCTCTCAGCACCCGGACACCTCGACTTCTGAGagtctccctccaccccaggaccTGGACATCTAGGAGAGGACCCACTTAAGccccggtcctggccccagggcaggctggGCTGAGGGCTAGAGGGGCAGCATCTGGGCAGGACTGGCCGcctcctcaggccctgcccagggggagggatgctgctccttcagggcaggaagcacatcagggggctggcagtgccttcccTCCTGAGGCCCCAGTCTTCCTGTCTGCCATCACGGAGAGTTGCATGGGAAGCTTGGCCTCAGATCTCCAGTCCACTCTCCACCTCTCGGTAGCCCCGATCCCGGGCCAGGTCCGGGTGCTctttctgggcaggcctgccccttggaaGGCCCTGGAGGTCCTCCACCTTGAGAAAGCGTGGGGACCTTCCGGCCTCgttctgggctcagggggctgtttTTGATGCATTTTGGCTGCGttgctgccttccagggtgatggtATAAAATAAGAGTTGAGTGCCCAGCCATGAAAGGTGAGGGATGGAGTCAGGACCCCCTGGGCAGGACCTTGTCCACCCCATACCCTGCGTCTAACGTGTGTTGAGAGAGTTAAGCCacacagagctgaggacactaAAGGCTTTGCCAGGTGGGGGATGGGTGTGGCATCAAGgccgccttcctggaggaggagctggagacccaacagtgggaacaggcaggacTGGATGGCATTGGAGGGAAGGCAGGTTCCTGTGTGAGCAAAGATCCCGTACCATCTCAGTGCCCCCACTCCTTACCCCCCTCCTcatctgcatcctgtccttcctctgccccaggtcatTTCCATCCTAGACGAGATCGGGATTCAAAGGCGCGTGGCCAGGCAGTACGACCTGGAGCCCGATGAGCGCTTCCAGTCCTTTCTCCAGGCCATGGAGCCCCTGGATGAGGAGCAAAGGTGAGGCCGGCAGGAGTCATgcgtgggctgcagctgcccgcaggctctgggagaagggaccctgacgtgtggctccagggactcacaggtgtccctctgtcctgcagctacaccCTGTcatgccagctggagcccccaggccagaggaCCAGCAGAAAGGGGCTCTTACAGTTCTTCAGGTGCCACAAGATATAAACgtcctggccagggccaggtgagtttctgggctggggcgAATGGCAGAGGGTGGGCTGTtcctcagcctcagggaagcttcgggcCACATTGGGTGTTGGGGCGTCCTAAAGACAGGTGGGTGGGTCTGGGATCCCAGCTCCACGGCCACTCAGTGCTGTCAGACTAAAGGgtggttcccctccccctctgggacccagcctccTCTGTGAGTAGGTGACGCTCAGGAGCCTTCCCGTGACAGGGACCCCCCGGGTGgtggtgattgacaggaccctccaTACAGGGCCaggagcccagagggcagtggggacggggtggaagcaggataacggggggaacccgggataacctgcctcttctgttcacctgtgtggccctgcagctgccgtCATCGGGCCCGCAGCCCTGGTGGTGCCCTGGCTGCGTGCGGACGAGAGCtcccccttcgggcaggcggcacctggcACTCCCAGACCCtagtctgcttcctgctcctcttcctccccctgctcatcctcagcctctgctgcggcaggtgctctggcacctcctccgtcggcagacccgggcagctccccaggctgccactGCATCCTCAAGGACCCGTATGTAGCTGCAGCCAATCTGGCCTCCTCCATGCAGTGTCGTCCCCTGTGCTCATGGCCCACTGGACAGAGGCGAGCTTCCCCCCACGCACAGGGTGTCACCATTTGTGCATGTGGCCTCCCGTGTTGTCAACACCACCTGCTACCTGGGTGCCGTCAGCCACCGAGTTGTAGCCACACAGTTCCAGGAAAAGGTGGGGCCGTCCTCACCAGGTCTGGACATTCCCAGGATGGACACAGACACGGCGCAGTGCTGCGTGGAACCACTGCCTCTTGGGTGCCCAGAGGAGGCatctgaggatgcaggggtggctgGCCGCCGCAGGTTCCCAGGGCATGCTCCCAGGGGCGTCCCCTGTACAACTGCCACCCCTCATCCCTGAGGAATAGCCTCCCTAGGGATTAAAGacggtggtgtgagaggtgagacagagacctccttccaaaaccacatataattaaaaaatataatgaatacaactcagcctgaaagagtaacagaacgctgcaccagactgcatacacctagagaaaagagcagtcctcacggaacagggtaacgtaccaaagctgtgacccggcgggactcgagcccttccccctccccagtgcATCGGCGGGAGACCAGAGACGGAGTGGAGGCCTGgcactgctaaacacctagccctggagatgtctttggagcacaaacctacattgcatggtgctctggtgattagtggggctggaatacctggagagatggagattccagctgcttgtggagaacagggattcatatccggctgatctgggcaggcagtctgaaagacttcctaaaagcaagagggctgctaaaggggcaaggattgcacagagcttactgctcaggagaaaggacaggtaggcaAAATTGggcgggtgcactctgcccagcaggttgggaacttaaatgatcttcaggcgcTACATccacctggctggctacacagctccaaggacccccacgctgatatgcagcctgctgtgtcttcctcctggctagcctatacctggctcacaaaccggctgcccctgccctggcatcaggccagccagagggacgtcctgcctaaagcagctacaaacacaaagcatagaggcttacacctgtgtgtccggccactggttctggcagtggacacaggcatagcagcctggaaacaggaaaacagctctttcctccccccaggcaccagcaccactcccctgcgaccccccgccacatacaaatatgaaacgtcaaaagaacctCATTCAAAGCAaactcaacaccagagaaaggatcgagtgagactgaattaataaatcttcccgaaagagatttcaaaataaaaatcataaacatgtgcattaggtacagaaaaatattcaacaactcagcaacgaatttaggatggagatccaatcgttgaagagcacaacagagcgtattaaaagcaggttagatatggtggaggagatgataaatcaaagagaaattagggaagaggaatacaaagaagctgaggaacagagagaaaaaaggatctctaggaacgagagaatattgagagaaatgtgtgacccatccaaaaggaacaatattcgtattataggggtagcagaagaagaagaagagagaaaaacaggtggaaagtgtctttcaggaagtAATTactgaacacttccccaatctcgggaaggacatagtctctgaggccatggtaatgcacagatctcccaacacaagggacccaaggagtataacaccaagacatataataattaaaatggcaaagatcaaggatgacgacagactcttaaaagcagacagagagagaaatcagatcacatacaaaggaaaacccatcaggctatcatcagacttctcagcagaaaccttacacgccagaagggtgtggcatggtatatttaatggaatgaagcagaagggcctcgatcCAAGAATACTtgatccggcaagattatcatgtaaacttgaaggagggattaaacaattttcgaataagcaaaagctgagagaatttagctcccacaaaccatcccaacagtgtattttggagggactgctatagatagaagtattcCCAGggttaaataactgtcaccagaggtaataaaaagggatagacagagggtccagaatatgatacctaacatataaagaatggaggaggaaaaagggggagggggaaaaaaacctttatattgtgtttgtaatagcatactaagtgagttaagttaggctcttactaaggaagttacccttgaacctttggtaaccacaaacctagagcctgcaatggcaataaggacatatctatggataaccaccctaaatgtaaatggtctgaatacaccaatcaaaagatacagagtcaatgaatggataaaaaaacaagacccaactatatgctgcctacaagagactcacttcaaacccaaagacatacaaagactaaaagtgaagggatggaaacagatatttcaagcaactaacagggagaaaaaagcaggggttgcaatacttttatcagacaaaatagacttcaaaacaaagaaagtcacaagagacaaagaaggacattacgtgatgataaaggggtcaatccaacaagaggatataagcattataaatatctatgcacccaacacagtatcacttacatatgtgaaacaaatactaacaggattcaaaggggaactagaatgcaatgcattcattataggagacttcaacagtccactcactccaaaggacagatcagccagacagaacataaggagacagaggcactgaacaacacattagaagagatggacctactgaacatctacagaactctccacccaaaagaaacaggatagacattattctcaagtgcacatggaacattttcaagaacagagcatatactaggccacaaaaagagcctcagtaaattcaaaaagactgaaattgtaccaaccagcttctcagacaacaagggtatgaaactagaaataaattacacaaagcaaatgaaaaagcctacagacacatggagacttaacaacatgcttctaaataatcaacggatcaatgaccaaataaaaacagagatcaaccaatatatggagacaagtgacaacaataattcaataacaCAAAACCTatgggacacagacaaggcagGGTAAGAGGGAaggaagtacattgcaatacaggcctacctcaggaaaaaagaacaatccaatacgaacagtctaaactcacaattaaccaaactagaaaaagaagaacaaatgaggcccaaagtcagtagaacgagggacataataaagattagagtagagcagaaataaataaaatcaagaagaataaaacaatagaaagaatcaatgaaagcaggagctggttctttgagaacataaacaaaatagataaacccctagccagacttatcaagaaaacaagagtcgacatgcataaacagaatcaaaaatgagaaaggaaaaattactacggacaccacagagataaaaagaaatattagagaatactatgaaaaattatatgctaacaggctggataacctaggagaaatggacaactttctacaaaaatacaaccttccaagactgacccagaaagaaacagaagatctgaacagaccaattactggcaacaaaactgaatttgtaacaataaaagtacctaagaacaaaacccctagaagagatggcttcaccactgaattttatcaaacatttagtgaagacctaataactatcctccttaaagttttccaaaatgtagaaaagaaaggaatacttgcaaactcattctatgaggccagcatcatcctCATACCAAAgaccaggcaaggacaccacaaaaatagaaaattacagaccaacatccctgatgaacatagatgcaaaaatactcaacaaaatatgagcaaaccgaattcaaaaatacatcaaaaagatcatccatcatgatcaagtaggatttattgcgGGGAAGCAAGGATT contains the following coding sequences:
- the LOC140845889 gene encoding ral guanine nucleotide dissociation stimulator-like 2, with protein sequence MFKKLKKMDKKADRRWFHEEAKYLLMRWQGDQRTPHYQENQGMVPFLGYILDDVPMDQLPEHDDEVISILDEIGIQRRVARQYDLEPDERFQSFLQAMEPLDEEQSYTLSCQLEPPGQRTSRKGLLQFFRCHKI